In Calypte anna isolate BGI_N300 chromosome Z, bCalAnn1_v1.p, whole genome shotgun sequence, the following are encoded in one genomic region:
- the LOC103530304 gene encoding LOW QUALITY PROTEIN: atrial natriuretic peptide receptor 1-like (The sequence of the model RefSeq protein was modified relative to this genomic sequence to represent the inferred CDS: substituted 1 base at 1 genomic stop codon) has translation MNIVAVLVEGWHDLDNKDYDCWPLEKPDEFNMLDCGGLEMAWVQRPPEKTVSGEFFNVTYAVFASDNFYQYAVQNGILSHRYYLLNATAAKEFCEDHECPASWKDANGENCCVYHANIHSCPLAFMGRGGICGPWIPDDGQIFTHTLSTAGKMSQRNWTAKVVLVHVGVTSLIAHIRVGRMQAALEAKTTVLPAVVCGDSFCEEEEGCSICPADCGECPLSTDAGIAIALPICLVFTCFILTVICLQYQKQKMFWDESWIIDFTLIKQDHTVWTATGSMMSALPASSDSNISCMSALSSCTAAANMSGKEYFTHTGRYDGRTVAIKKIMKKAFTLSKSIRKEVKQVRELDHPNLCKFIGGCIEVPNVAIVTEYCPKGSLNDVLLNEDIPLNWGFRFSFATDIAQGMAYLHHHKMYHGRLKSSNCVIDDRWVCKITDYGLQSYRKEDSPEGSSSYQQHLIQIYTAPEIYSLSNCEANSMTDVYSYAIILLEIATRSDPVLVRKLXFCELSCCPPLTELISGKAENSCPCPADYIELIRRCRKINPAQRPTFEQVKKMLYKMNPNKVSPVDMMMTLMEKYSKHLEILVSERTQDLMHEKQKTDRLLYSMLPKQVADDLRQGKHAQAQSYLSATIFFSDIVGFTQLSSSSTPYQVVDLLNKLYTTFDEIIDNYDVYKVETIGDAYMVVSGVPKENGILHAGEIASMALDLLDVCKTFRIPHKPNTLLKIRAGIHSGAVVAGVVGTKMPRYCLFGDTVNTASRMESTSEALKIQCSSSAYQLLEQIGEYVLVCRGNLQVKGKGDMVTYWLEGKKASATQKAAPSIPATLGEPTRASFSLIPGVLPSEPLSSSAY, from the exons ATGAACATCGTG gcTGTATTAGTGGAAGGGTGGCATGATTTAGATAACAAAGACTATGATTGCTGGCCTCTGGAAAAACCAGATGAATTTAACATGCTGGACTGTGGAG GCCTGGAGATGGCATGGGTGCAAAGGCCTCCAGAAAAGACTGTGAGTGGGGAATTCTTCAATGTGACTTATGCAGTCTTTGCTTCAGACAACTTTTATCAGTATGCAGTGCAAAATGGAATCCTTTCTCACAGGTATTACCTCCT CAATGCTACTGCTGCAAAGGAATTCTGTGAGGATCATGAATGCCCTGCCAGCTGGAAAGATGCAAATGGAGAGAACTGCTGTGTCTACCATGCCAATATTCACTCCTGTCCTTTGGCATTTATG GGTAGAGGAGGAATATGTGGTCCATGGATCCCAGATGATGGCCAGATATTTACTCACACTTTGTCTACAGCTGGCAAAATGAGCCAAAGAAACTGGACTGCAAAG GTTGTTTTAGTTCACGTGGGTGTTACTTCTCTCATCGCACACATCAGAGTTGGGAGAATGCAAGCTGCTCTGGAAGCAAAAACCACGGTCCTTCCTGCAGTAG TCTGTGGAGATAGCTTttgtgaggaagaagaaggCTGCTCTATCTGTCCAGCTGATTGTGGGGAATGCCCACTCTCGACAGATGCTGGGATAGCAATTGCCTTACCAATATGCTTAGTTTTCACTTGCTTCATTTTGACCGTCATT TGTTTACAATATCAGAAACAGAAGATGTTTTGGGATGAAAGCTGGATTATAGACTTCACCCTCATCAAACAAG ATCACACGGTATGGACAGCAACAGGAAGCATGATGAGTGCTCTCCCAGCATCCAGTGACTCCAACATCAGCTGTATGTCTGCTCTGagctcctgcacagcagctgctaaCATGTCTGGGAAAGAGTATTTCACCCACACTGGAAGATA TGATGGCAGAACAGTGgccataaagaaaataatgaagaagGCCTTTACACTGTCCAAATCCATACGTAAAGAAGTAAAGCAAGTGAG GGAGCTTGACCATCCTAATCTCTGCAAATTCATTGGAGGTTGTATAGAAGTTCCAAATGTTGCCATCGTGACCGAGTATTGCCCCAAAGGCAGCCTGAATGATGTTCTGCTCAATGAAGACATTCCTTTGAATTGGGGCTtcag gttttcttttgctACTGATATTGCACAAGGAATGGCCTATCTTCACCACCACAAAATGTATCATGGACGGCTGAAGTCCAGTAACTGCGTGATAGATGATCGATGGGTTTGTAAAATTACAG ATTATGGTTTGCAGTCATACAGAAAAGAAGATTCTCCTGAGGGGTCAAGCTCATATCAGCAGCATTTGATACAGATTTACACAGCACCTGAAATCTATTCCCTTTCAAACTGTGAAGCCAATTCTATGACAGATGTCTACAG TTATGCCATCATTTTACTAGAAATTGCCACAAGAAGCGACCCTGTGCTGGTAAGGAAACTTTGATTCT GTGAACTGTCTTGTTGCCCACCTTTGACAGAATTAATttcaggaaaggctgagaatTCTTGCCCATGTCCAGCAGATTACATAGAG TTAATAAGAAGGTGCAGAAAAATTAATCCAGCTCAAAGGCCCACATTTGAACAAGTCAAGAAAATGTTGTACAAGATGAATCCTAATAAAGTCAGCCCTGTTGACATGATGATGACTCTG ATGGAGAAATACAGTAAACATTTGGAAATACTGGTTTCTGAGAGAACTCAGGATTTAATGCATGAAAAACAGAAGACTGACCGTCTGTTATATA GTATGTTGCCAAAGCAAGTAGCAGATGATCTCAGGCAGGGGAAACATGCACAAGCTCAAAGTTACTTAAGTGCCACCATCTTTTTCAG TGACATTGTTGGCTTCACTCAGctgtccagcagcagcacacctTACCAAGTGGTAGATCTTCTGAACAAGCTTTATACCACTTTTGATGAAATCATAGATAACTATGATGTCTATAAGGTGGAGACAATAGGAGATGCCT ATATGGTGGTGTCAGGAGTACCCAAAGAGAATGGGATCCTTCATGCTGGCGAGATTGCAAGCATGGCTTTAGACCTTCTGGATGTCTGCAAGACTTTTAGGATCCCACACAAACCAAACACCCTCCTAAAGATAAGAGCAGGAATCCATTCAG GAGCAGTTGTAGCTGGAGTTGTTGGAACCAAAATGCCACGGTATTGTTTATTTGGAGATACTGTGAACACAGCTTCCAGGATGGAATCAACCAGTGaag CTCTTAAAATACAGTGTAGTTCAAGTGCATACCAGCTGTTGGAGCAGATTGGAGAGTATGTGTTAGTATGCCGTGGGAATTTACAAGTCAAG gGGAAAGGAGACATGGTAACATACTGGCTCGAAGGTAAGAAAGCTTCTGCCACCCAGAAGGCAGCCCCGAGCATTCCTGCGACTCTTGGAGAACCCACCAGAGCTTCATTTAGTTTGATACCAGGTGTCCTTCCCAGTGAGCCTCTCTCAAGCTCTGCTTACTAG